A region of the Campylobacter cuniculorum DSM 23162 = LMG 24588 genome:
TGGTCGAAGCGGTTTGTGATAATACGGATTTGATTTATGAAATGGAAAAACATGATGAGACTTTAAGAGAAAAGAATGATTTTATTTCAAGCATTTATGAAGAGCTTGCTGATGATGTGGATGATAATAAGCTTTTGCTTGCTATGGTGGCAAATCAAATTTTAGAGGGTGTGTATTTTTATAGTGGTTTTACGGCAATCTACGCCCTTGCAAGAGCTGGTAAAATGCTGGGTTCAGCTCAAATGATTCGCTTCATTCAAAGAGATGAAATCACGCATTTGCTTTTGTTTCAACATATGATTAATTCTGTGCGTAAAGAAAGAGCGGATTTGTTTCATAATGACAATATCAATAAAATTTATGAAATGTTTCATAGGGCTGGAGAATTAGAAATCAAATGGGGTAAATACATTACGCAAAATCAAATTATGGGTTTTACCGATGATATTATTGAGGAATATATCCATTATTTGGTTGATCAAAGACTTAGTGCGATTAATCTTGATCGTCTTTATAATGCCAAACACCCTATCAAATGGGTTGATGATTTTTCTAAATTCAATGACCAAAAAAGTAATTTTTTTGAAAGTAAAGTGACAAATTATTCTAAAGGTAGTATAAGTTTTGATGATTTTTAAACAAAATTTAGCCTTACTTTGCGATTTTTATGAGCTTACTATGGCTCATGGATATTTTAAAAATGGAAAAAAAGATCAAATTTGCTATTTTGATATTTTTTTTCGTAGAATTCCTGATGATGGGGAATTTGCAATTTTTGCAGGGCTTGAAAATATTTTAACTTTTATAGAAAATTTACATTTTGATAAAGAGGATATTGATTTTTTAAGAAAGCAAAATTTTTTTAGTGAAGAATTTTTGCAATTTTTAAGTGAATTTAAATTCAGTGGAGAAATTTATGCACTCAACGAGGGAGAGGTTATTTTTCCTAATGAACCCTTACTTTGTATTAAAGCAACCGCGATAGAAGCACAACTTTTAGAAACTTTTTTACTCTTAAGCATCAATCATCAAAGTTTAATCGCAACAAAGGCAAATCGTATTGTAAGGGCTGCAAAGGGACGCGATGTTTTTGAATTTGGTGCGAGAAGAGCTCACGGAGTGGGTGCGGCTTTAGATGGTGCGAGGGCTGCGATTATCGGTGGTTGCAAAGCAAGTTCTTGCACTTTGGCAGGAAAACTTTATGATATAAGCCTGTGTGGAACTATGGCACATTCTTGGGTGCAAATGTTTGAAGATGAATACACCGCTTTTTGTGAATATCTAAAAATTTATCCACAAAATCCTACTTTACTCATTGATACTTACAATATTGATTTAGGACTTGAAAATGCTATGAGGGCTTTTAAACATTTTGGGATTAAAGAGGGGGCTGTGAGGCTTGATTCTGGAAATTTAGCACAATTGAGTAGAAAAATTAGAAAAAAACTTGATTTAGCAGGTTTTAAAAAATGTAAAATCATTGTTTCAAATTCCTTAGATGAAACAAGCATTAAAACCTTACTTAAAGCACCTATTGACAGCTTTGGGGTGGGCGAAAAGCTCATTACCGCTTCAAACAATCCAATTTTTGGCTGTGTCTATAAACTTGTTGCCATTGAAGAAAATGGTATCATCAAACCTAAAATTAAAATCAGCGAGGATCCTGAAAAAATCATCAATCCCCATTTCAAAAAACTTTATAGAATTTATGATAAAAATTCACATGAAGCCCTTTATGACAAGCTTTGTATTTATAATGAGAATTTAAAATTAAGCTCAAAACTAGAGAGTAAAGAGCTTTTGAGTCTCGTTTTTAAAGAAGGAAAACGCACTCAAAAGCCTAAAACTTTAAGTGAAATTCAAAATTATGCTAAAGAACAAATTTCAAAACTCAATCCTAAGCTTTTAAAAGCTAAACAAAAATACGCGATTAAACTCTCAAACAAACTTGAAAAAATCAAAAATTCTCTCAAAGAAAATCATCTTTAAAATGCACATAATTTTGAGCTGAAATTTTCAAAAAGGCTAATTCTTCTTCTTTTAATTCTCGCACAAATTTGGCAGGATTGCCAAGAATCAAAGAGCGAGGCGGAAATTTTTTACCCTTAGTTACTACACTTCCTGCACCCACTATGCTATCCTCTTCTATGAGTGCATCATCCATTACAACCGCATTCATACCAATCAAAACCCTATCTTTAATCGTGCAAGCATGGATAACACAATTGTGTCCTATAGTAACATCATCGCCTATAGAAGTTGGAAAACCTGCGTCTTTGAGTGAGCCATCTTCATTGAATTCTCTGTGCCAAACATGGATTGTGGTTAAATCTTGTATATTAGTTCTTTTGCCGATTTTAATGAAATTCACATCAGCCCTTAAAACGCAATTAAACCAAACACTGCTTTCATCACCGATTTCTACTTCTCCGATGATTTTAGCTCCTTGTGCAATGAAAACATTTTGTCCTATTTTAGGATTTTTACCTTTAAATGCAATCAACATTTTTTCTCCTTTTTAATATAGTATATCTAAAATAATTTATTTTTTTTAGATACAATTACAATTTAAGGAGAAAAAATGAATTCTTTTGAGAAAAAACGTTGCGAAGCTATGGCAGAAGAAATTGCCCATAGAATTTTTATCAATGAAGAGCTTTTTAATGCTTTTTGTGAAGTTCCTCGAGAAATTTTCTCTCCTCTTAAGGCTCATTCTTATCGTCTTGATGCGTTACCTTTAGCGAATTCTCAATGGATTAGCTCACCTTTAACGGTTGCTAAAATGACTATGGCTTTAAATTGCAAAGATGCAGATAGTGTTTTAGAAATAGGCTGTGGAAGCGGATACCAAGCTGCAATTTTAAGCCGTATTATACGACGCGTTTTTACAATAGAGCGTATAGAAAAACTTGCGAAAAATGCGGCACAAATTTTTAGAGAATTAGGATTTAGCAATATTAATGTACGTTTTGATGATGGGCAAAATGGTTGGAAAAAATAC
Encoded here:
- a CDS encoding nicotinate phosphoribosyltransferase, translating into MIFKQNLALLCDFYELTMAHGYFKNGKKDQICYFDIFFRRIPDDGEFAIFAGLENILTFIENLHFDKEDIDFLRKQNFFSEEFLQFLSEFKFSGEIYALNEGEVIFPNEPLLCIKATAIEAQLLETFLLLSINHQSLIATKANRIVRAAKGRDVFEFGARRAHGVGAALDGARAAIIGGCKASSCTLAGKLYDISLCGTMAHSWVQMFEDEYTAFCEYLKIYPQNPTLLIDTYNIDLGLENAMRAFKHFGIKEGAVRLDSGNLAQLSRKIRKKLDLAGFKKCKIIVSNSLDETSIKTLLKAPIDSFGVGEKLITASNNPIFGCVYKLVAIEENGIIKPKIKISEDPEKIINPHFKKLYRIYDKNSHEALYDKLCIYNENLKLSSKLESKELLSLVFKEGKRTQKPKTLSEIQNYAKEQISKLNPKLLKAKQKYAIKLSNKLEKIKNSLKENHL
- a CDS encoding protein-L-isoaspartate(D-aspartate) O-methyltransferase — encoded protein: MNSFEKKRCEAMAEEIAHRIFINEELFNAFCEVPREIFSPLKAHSYRLDALPLANSQWISSPLTVAKMTMALNCKDADSVLEIGCGSGYQAAILSRIIRRVFTIERIEKLAKNAAQIFRELGFSNINVRFDDGQNGWKKYAPYDRILFSAYTTQIPEILIDQLSDGGILIAPIVHNGKQFITRLIKNGMNLQKEILEECLFVPILDGKEA
- a CDS encoding gamma carbonic anhydrase family protein, whose product is MLIAFKGKNPKIGQNVFIAQGAKIIGEVEIGDESSVWFNCVLRADVNFIKIGKRTNIQDLTTIHVWHREFNEDGSLKDAGFPTSIGDDVTIGHNCVIHACTIKDRVLIGMNAVVMDDALIEEDSIVGAGSVVTKGKKFPPRSLILGNPAKFVRELKEEELAFLKISAQNYVHFKDDFL
- a CDS encoding ribonucleotide-diphosphate reductase subunit beta encodes the protein MQRKRIYNPNSNETLTNRKIFSGNPHGILNFTKAKYTWALKLWDLMEANTWFPKEVDTTKDALDYRCNLTAGEKRMYDLVWSQLISMDSFQTNNLADNINPYITAPEINAVLARQAYEEANHSKSYAVMVEAVCDNTDLIYEMEKHDETLREKNDFISSIYEELADDVDDNKLLLAMVANQILEGVYFYSGFTAIYALARAGKMLGSAQMIRFIQRDEITHLLLFQHMINSVRKERADLFHNDNINKIYEMFHRAGELEIKWGKYITQNQIMGFTDDIIEEYIHYLVDQRLSAINLDRLYNAKHPIKWVDDFSKFNDQKSNFFESKVTNYSKGSISFDDF